The Atribacterota bacterium genome contains the following window.
AAAAAAATAAACACCAATTAATGCCAAATCAGTTCTTGGTATCTTAGGTTTTTCTACCATTCTAATGATCTTATTATCTTTAAGTTCAACTACACCAAACTGTTCTGGATTCTCTACTTTTGTTAATAATACAAAGGCATTGGATTTACTTTTTTCAAATTTCTGGCGATACTGATTTATACTATTTTTTAATAAATTATCGCCCAAAAACATTAAAAAAGTTTCATCCTGCAGAAAATTATGGGCAATTTTTACAGCATGAGCTAGACCAAGTGGTTCTGCTTGCAGAATATAACTTATTTTTATTTCCCATCTCTTCCCATCACCCATTGCCATCCTGATATCTTCACCAGTTTCCTCTCCAATTATTATACCAATTTCTCTAATACCACATTCAATAATCTTCTCAATACCGTATTCCAGGGCAGGTTTATTTGCCAGAGGAATCAAATGCTTGGCACTGGTATAAGTTAAAGGCCTTAAGCGAGTTCCTTTTCCAGCACAAAGGATTATTGCTTTCATAAAAATATCCTCTCCTCAATTATTCCAAACAATATAATTTTAAATCATCTCTCAATATTTTTTTATCTTTCCAAAACCATAATATTGTATTATTAATCAATAGATATAAAAATCTAAATAATGATTAAAATCCTAAGCTTTCTCCAATAATAATTACAGTAATATCTGATAAGTTTGGTTTCTTTTCCATAACTACAGAAACCTTACACATTCTTTGAGGATTCTGGCAATCAGTACATCTTCCTGTTAAAGCACAGGGAGTATTCAGATTTAATCTTTTTCCATTCAGAGGTCCAGCAATATTTCTTATCCTGGCAAAAGCTTCATCTAAATTATCCACAATTTTATTGACACCGGCTACAATAATTATCTTTTTTGGACCAAAAATCATAGCCGCTACTCTATTCCCTGTTCCATCAATATTTACTAATTGTCCTTTGAGGGTAATAGCATTACTGCTGGTAAGGTAAATATCGCTGTTAAGAGTGGCTTTCCTTATTTTCATCTTTTCCGCTTTTGATAATGGATCATTCCAATCAGCAAATATAACACAATCCTTCTTTTGTAAAATTTCAGCTAATCCTATTTCTCTAATTGTTACTGAGCCACCAATACCTATGGTAGCATTATCAGGAATTAGTGCCGTTATTCTGGTTAAAGCCTCTTCTGAATTATCTACATAGAAAGCATCAAACTCATTTTTTTTTAAAGCTTCAACTGCTATTTTACTTCGTTTTCGGTAAATATCTTTTTCTATATCCTTTTTTAAAAACATCTACAACTCCTATAACTAAATAGTATAATAATATTCAATACTCTTAAAATTATGAAATATTATACCATATTTAACCAGATAGATAGAAATAGAAGTCTTACTAAACTTTCCATTCAGGTTAAATAAGGTCAATTTCCCAATCTATACTCTATTAAACAGTTTTATGTGTTTATAGAAGATAGTATACCTATAAAATTAAAAATGATCTTTAAAAATTT
Protein-coding sequences here:
- a CDS encoding lactate utilization protein, which encodes MFLKKDIEKDIYRKRSKIAVEALKKNEFDAFYVDNSEEALTRITALIPDNATIGIGGSVTIREIGLAEILQKKDCVIFADWNDPLSKAEKMKIRKATLNSDIYLTSSNAITLKGQLVNIDGTGNRVAAMIFGPKKIIIVAGVNKIVDNLDEAFARIRNIAGPLNGKRLNLNTPCALTGRCTDCQNPQRMCKVSVVMEKKPNLSDITVIIIGESLGF